In Dasania marina DSM 21967, one genomic interval encodes:
- a CDS encoding LysR substrate-binding domain-containing protein, producing the protein MMVAGQQCLPAISKFPVKEGFQAIGFNAVYKHSKRDGMKTLRSRLPPLKSLIAFEAVARHLSLTKAGQELFISREAVSRQIRILEEHLGIKLFDRLHRAVGLTKAGKEFLAVIQVSLESIADVSGAIQKKTQPLKITISATVAISSFWLTSRLISYKSDYPQAELRVVVSDKPVDLNESDIDIGFRYGNGHWPGLTAIKLFDITSFPVCSPEYLKKSPPIRSSIDLLDHNLINLDGEIHAHEDWQWWLKGHGVPLPASFKTLGFDNYNNVIQVALDGQGIALGFSGLVSDLLAANKLVQPLDTSLSRSEAVYLVLPNRVEQSEQAKSFIDWVLEESERVNSFSNPTAPPLLV; encoded by the coding sequence ATGATGGTTGCCGGGCAGCAATGTTTGCCAGCTATTAGTAAGTTCCCGGTTAAGGAGGGTTTTCAAGCAATTGGTTTTAACGCGGTATATAAACACTCAAAGAGGGACGGTATGAAAACATTGCGATCAAGATTACCGCCCTTGAAAAGCTTAATTGCTTTTGAAGCTGTCGCCCGACACCTCAGTTTGACCAAAGCCGGGCAGGAATTGTTTATCAGTCGAGAAGCTGTGAGCCGGCAAATCCGAATTTTGGAAGAGCATTTGGGTATTAAACTCTTTGATCGTTTGCATCGAGCCGTTGGTTTGACTAAAGCGGGTAAGGAGTTTTTGGCAGTGATCCAAGTCAGCTTGGAAAGCATTGCGGATGTTTCTGGGGCGATACAAAAAAAGACCCAACCTTTAAAAATAACAATATCTGCAACGGTTGCTATCTCTTCGTTCTGGTTAACATCACGTTTGATTAGTTACAAATCAGACTACCCACAAGCAGAGTTGCGCGTAGTTGTGTCGGATAAACCCGTAGATTTAAACGAATCTGATATTGATATTGGCTTTCGCTACGGTAATGGTCATTGGCCTGGCTTAACAGCCATTAAGTTGTTTGACATTACCTCGTTTCCGGTCTGTTCACCTGAGTATTTGAAAAAATCCCCACCTATTCGTTCCTCCATTGATTTGCTTGATCATAACCTTATTAATCTGGACGGTGAGATTCATGCGCATGAAGACTGGCAGTGGTGGTTAAAAGGGCATGGCGTGCCTCTGCCTGCTTCTTTTAAGACCTTGGGCTTTGATAATTATAATAATGTGATTCAAGTGGCTTTGGATGGGCAGGGAATAGCGCTGGGCTTTAGTGGCCTAGTGTCGGATTTATTAGCCGCTAATAAATTAGTTCAACCTTTAGATACTTCCTTGTCTCGCAGTGAGGCTGTGTATCTGGTATTGCCCAATCGTGTCGAGCAGTCAGAGCAGGCCAAGAGTTTTATCGATTGGGTATTGGAAGAATCTGAGCGAGTCAATTCGTTTTCCAATCCTACTGCGCCGCCGTTATTAGTATAG
- a CDS encoding IS30 family transposase, with the protein NKSAADVTKATIALLKPFKDVVHTITADNGKEFAYHEKISKALLADVYFAHPYSSWERGLNENTNGLLRQYFPKNTNLKTVTQMEVRRAVKRLNSRPRKDLEFKTPDQLMSAHRAALAA; encoded by the coding sequence ACAATAAAAGCGCTGCTGACGTTACCAAAGCGACCATAGCACTACTCAAACCATTTAAGGACGTTGTTCACACCATAACAGCTGACAACGGAAAAGAGTTTGCGTACCATGAAAAAATTAGCAAGGCGCTATTAGCTGATGTTTACTTTGCTCACCCTTACAGTTCCTGGGAGCGAGGATTAAATGAAAATACCAACGGTTTGTTACGGCAGTATTTTCCTAAAAACACAAACTTGAAAACAGTAACGCAGATGGAAGTGAGGAGAGCAGTAAAGCGGCTGAATTCTCGCCCAAGAAAAGATCTGGAATTCAAAACGCCGGATCAATTAATGAGTGCACACAGGGCTGCTCTAGCAGCTTAA